The Mesorhizobium sp. M1D.F.Ca.ET.043.01.1.1 genome contains a region encoding:
- a CDS encoding patatin-like phospholipase family protein: MLERTRNKAIAATIQEISQQYDRVALVFQGGGALGAYQAGVYQALSDAGCEPTWLSGVSIGAINASIIAGNEPSRRLQRLEQFWQTVSGRKIWTYTPEGDVYRDIRNRTSSWMTMTMGQPGFFKPRSPNPWFQPPGADGATSFYDTAELKETLESLIDFDVLNDGRKRLSVGAVNVRTGNFVYFDTDKVRIGPEHIMASGALPPAFPSIRIEGEYYWDGGIVSNTPLQYLLDQEEDRSSLVFQVDLFSARGALPRGMAEVLSRHKDIMYSSRTRQNTDNFQRIHALKMKLLDALKRVPPELLKEGERELIADYSDAGVVNIVHLIYQHKGYEGHAKDYEFSGTSMREHWEMGLEDTERTLRHKQWLMLPTNVEGVAIHDLHREDPT; the protein is encoded by the coding sequence GTGCTTGAACGCACCCGAAACAAGGCTATCGCCGCCACCATCCAGGAAATCTCGCAGCAATATGACCGCGTCGCTCTGGTCTTCCAGGGCGGCGGCGCGCTGGGCGCCTATCAGGCCGGCGTCTACCAGGCGCTTTCCGACGCCGGCTGCGAGCCGACCTGGCTGTCCGGCGTTTCGATCGGCGCGATCAACGCCTCAATCATCGCCGGCAACGAGCCGAGCCGGCGGCTGCAGCGTCTCGAGCAGTTCTGGCAGACGGTCTCCGGTCGCAAGATCTGGACCTACACGCCCGAAGGCGACGTCTACCGCGACATCCGCAACCGCACCTCGTCATGGATGACGATGACCATGGGTCAGCCCGGCTTCTTCAAGCCGCGCAGTCCCAACCCATGGTTCCAGCCGCCGGGCGCGGATGGCGCGACCAGCTTCTACGACACCGCCGAGCTGAAGGAGACGCTGGAGAGCCTGATCGATTTCGATGTGCTGAACGACGGCAGGAAAAGGCTGAGCGTCGGCGCGGTCAATGTCAGGACCGGCAACTTCGTCTATTTCGACACCGACAAGGTGCGCATCGGGCCGGAGCACATCATGGCGAGCGGCGCGCTGCCGCCGGCCTTCCCGTCGATCCGCATCGAGGGCGAGTATTACTGGGACGGCGGCATCGTCTCCAACACACCGCTGCAGTACTTGCTCGACCAGGAAGAGGACCGTTCCTCGCTGGTGTTCCAGGTCGATCTTTTCAGCGCCCGCGGCGCGCTGCCGCGCGGCATGGCCGAGGTGCTGTCGCGCCACAAGGATATCATGTACTCGAGCCGCACGCGCCAGAACACCGACAATTTCCAGCGCATCCATGCGCTGAAGATGAAGCTGCTCGATGCCCTCAAGCGCGTTCCACCGGAACTGCTGAAGGAGGGCGAGAGGGAGCTGATCGCCGACTATTCCGACGCCGGCGTGGTCAACATCGTCCACCTGATCTACCAGCACAAAGGCTATGAGGGCCACGCCAAGGACTATGAGTTCTCGGGCACCTCGATGCGCGAGCACTGGGAGATGGGCCTCGAGGACACCGAGCGCACGCTGCGCCACAAGCAGTGGCTGATGCTGCCGACCAATGTCGAAGGCGTCGCCATCCACGACCTGCATCGGGAAGATCCGACCTGA
- a CDS encoding acetoacetate decarboxylase — MEIADVVKRAYAMPLTNPSFPPGPYRFFDREYIIITYRTTREALEAVVPKPLEIDEPLVKYEFIRMPDSTGFGDYTETGQVIPVRFGGQHGGYVHSMYLDDDAPIAGGRELWGFPKKLASPKIVHEGEVVVGTLHYGSVLCATGTMGYKHREADHDSVLASLAAPNFLIKIIPHVDRSPRICELVRYYLTDVTLKEAWTAPAALDLRPHVIADVAKLPVLEVVSAVHFTADLTLGLGEVVHDYLAEQSAASAIQPEKARA, encoded by the coding sequence TTGGAAATCGCCGATGTCGTGAAGCGCGCCTATGCCATGCCGCTCACCAACCCATCCTTCCCGCCCGGCCCGTACCGCTTCTTCGACCGCGAATACATCATCATCACCTACCGCACGACACGCGAGGCGCTGGAAGCGGTGGTGCCGAAGCCGCTCGAGATCGACGAGCCGCTGGTCAAGTATGAGTTCATCCGCATGCCGGATTCGACCGGTTTCGGCGACTACACCGAGACCGGCCAGGTGATCCCCGTGCGCTTCGGTGGCCAGCATGGCGGCTACGTCCATTCCATGTATCTCGACGACGACGCACCGATCGCCGGCGGCCGCGAGCTCTGGGGTTTCCCGAAGAAGCTCGCCAGCCCCAAGATCGTGCATGAGGGCGAGGTGGTGGTGGGCACGCTGCACTATGGCAGCGTTCTGTGCGCCACCGGCACCATGGGCTACAAGCACCGCGAAGCCGACCATGATTCCGTGCTCGCCTCGCTCGCCGCGCCCAACTTCCTCATCAAGATCATCCCGCATGTCGACCGCAGCCCGCGCATCTGCGAGCTGGTACGCTACTACCTGACCGACGTGACGCTGAAGGAAGCCTGGACGGCGCCAGCCGCGCTCGACCTTCGGCCGCATGTCATAGCCGATGTGGCGAAGCTGCCGGTGCTCGAGGTGGTGTCGGCCGTCCACTTCACCGCCGACCTGACGCTTGGGCTCGGCGAAGTCGTCCACGACTATCTCGCTGAACAGTCGGCCGCCAGTGCAATCCAGCCGGAGAAGGCTCGTGCTTGA